CAGTGATGGGGGCATGAGAGAGAGATGAACAAAGAATCCTGGTACCGTAGGATCAATTTTTGCTTTCAATTATATATGTGAAGGTATTAATATAGAGACAAATGTAATAATAGATATATGAATTGTAAATGGAACTCTTTAAGACTTTTATTATCAAGCATCTAGAATCTGTCAGATTTCTTTTCTTGTAAGAACCTAAATATAAGTTACAATTTGAACTCTTTAAGGATTTAACTCTCAGTCTAGTCAGACATCTAGAGCCAGTCAGAAGAAAAGAAGGTGGATAATTTTGCATCAGAAATCAGAAATGTTTGCAGGGTTTGGCAACCAAAAACGAATTAATTTTCATCTAAAAACTACTGTAAACTGGAAATTGTACATTGCAAACCAGAGAATATTGGGATTTGTAGAtttcaacaaaaccaaaccaaacatctGAGTATAGGAGATACTTTCCCTGAATATCTTTCTTTAGTTCAACAATTCATTTTCCTGCTACTACTACtagtacaaaaaaaaatctaaatttccaAGTATCTCTAAtttgaaatggagctttgaaCAAGGGTAAACATTGACTAAGCAGCAGACCTGATAGCCGCAGTTTATGTTTTCTGCACACTAGCACTTTAGACTCAGAGTTGAACCACCAGTTAAAGCCAGTCTAGCTCAGTGCTGCCAAAGGACATACAGAAGGTAAATGGGACTAGAACCCTATTTCCAGGCATTGGAAATTAACAATATAGACCCAGGACCAGGATTACAAAGGGTTTAAGCACCTAAAGAAGGAGAAAGGTGCCTTGTGGGATTTACAATAGCGTCtcagcaggttaggtgcctaactcccactgaatgttCACAAGATTTAGCCACTTGGCTCACTTAGGAGCATTGTTAAATCCAGTAGGTGCCTCTCTCCATCTTTTAATCCTGGCCCACAGATAACATAGAAGCTGGGCTGGAATCAGGTACCCTTGTGGAGATATTATACGCCCTGTGTTATGCtggggtcagactagaggatTAAAATGGCCCTTTTGGCTTAACCATCTTTGTTTTTGTGCCCTTGCCTCTGGGTCTCTGCTTCTGAGCTGTGCAGGGCTCCAGGGCATGAGTCCTGCTACCCCTTAGGAAATAGACATGGATACaggaccagctccaggcaccagcttggcaagcaggtgcttagggcggccactccggagaggggcagtAGGTCCAGttattcagcagcaatttggcggacagtccctcactcccgcttggaCCTTCCACGAAATTGccgccgcagatcgcgatcacggctATTTTCGGTTGCGTGGGGTGGCCAAGACCCTGGAGCTGACCCTGCATGGACAAATCACTTTCCCACAGCAGTTCTTTAATGCCAGTGAAGCTCAAAGCCAGCTACGCACAGCTCGTCTGCAGAGAGCAACAGGTTTGAATCTAGTTCAATCGCAGGATGAGGGGTGAAAGGATTCTCAGATACCTGTGCCATTAGCTTCTAGATTCTGGTCTATAGACAGATATTGATCTAAACATCCTAGTACTGGACGACTGAATGTGTCTTCTATTGGGAAAAAATCCACAAAGACTAGTACAGTAAGTTTACAATTTCAATTAAATGTTATGGGATCAACATACAGGGAAAAATTAAGATGATAAATGTGAATTACAATATGAACTGGTTAAGACCTTTACTATCAGTTTAATCAAATGCCTACTGCTGATTGGAATTTTTCCTCCCATCAGGAaaattttttcttttcattgaaAACCCTAAATTCATTCCCTCCCTACCCCCGTGAGTTTTTGGCAAATGAAAACTTTCagctgaaaactgattttttttaaattacaaaaccaaaaaaagtttggttttttcagttttcatttttttttaccaaacaATCCCAGAATGTTTGAGAAAAGCAGACAGATTCTGAGATTAGTTGTTGTTTAGCTGAAAAACCACTCTCCATTAGAAAGAACACAgctgaaaatttccaaccagctttaaactttgagcagggccgcccgggggggggcaagaggggcaatttgccccaggccccgagccccacaggggcccccaccagagtttttcggggcccctggagtggggtccctcactcgctccgggggggcccGGCAAATTCTTGCGCggctgggcgcaggagcttcttcgctcccggtcttcgcctgcggggggtccttccgctccggggcggaaggactccccgctggcgaattaccgccgaagacgaagcgggacccgccgccgacgtgcagcccggtcttcgccggtaattcggcggcggggggcccttccgttccgggacccgccgccgaagtgctccgaagacccgcagcgggggccccccgccgccgaattaccgccgaagaccgggctgcacgtcggcggtggggggcccgccgcgggtcttcagggcacttcggcggcgggtcccggaacggaagggccccccgctgccgaagaccccgggcccccggaatcctatGAGCGGCCCGGACTTTAAGTGAATTGGGGAACATTAATATGACCTGATAAGATCCTGATTTCACACCCATTTATTCTATTGCAGCTGTGTGATTTCTCTTTCAAAGGGAAAGTTTTGAGGAGGTAACAGCTGAATAAACAGTAAAGTTGGCAGCACACACAATGTTTTATACTGAAGAGCCCCTTTAAACCCTGCTTTAGAGTTGAACAAAGCAGCCAAAGCCTGTCTATACTGATCCCGTTCAGGGACATACAGGAGCTCACTGGCAGTAGAACCCAGACCTCCTGCCCTAACTCCACACTGCTGTCAGCTGAGTATAAATGGTATGAATGGGTGTGCAGAACATAATTAGAGTAAGACATGGGGCTAcatttccaaaggtatttaggtgcctagtgggattttcagaagcacctaggaGCTCACAACTCGTTGATTTCAAGGGGTGTTGGAGCCCTGATTCTTTTGAGAATCCCACTAGGTGtctcaatacctttaaaaatctgccccacagcccctctgcAAAAACCCTTACAGCCCTTGTAGACACGGCAGAGAAGGGTGGGGTgaaacagaggcagaaagaggggagatgagtggcccaaggtcacagagcaggtcacTGGCAGAAACAAGAGCAGAGCCCAGGTGTCCTGACAGGCAGtgcaccgcacagcacagagtaAACGATACAACATAACGATGATGGAGGGATGTTACTAGCCCATGGTTACACACGGGCAGAAGTGCAGCTCTGGGATTATGTGCCATAAATCAATTTGGAAGCAGGCAACTGGCCATCTAAGCACAGGACTTGGGGTAGAAACATGACAGAGGAGCTGCCACTTATGATTCTGGGTGAGTCTATGTCATATTGCCCTGCAAAGTGGGAATAAGGCTGTGTTAGCATTTGAGTTTATGAGTTTCATTCCCAAGTTGTGAGCTTGGTGATGATCGCAATGGAGGGACCTTCTTTGCAAGAATTGTTGGATTTGGAGTGTGCTTTGTTCCATTCTTCGTACTGCATTTTATCAAGCCACACCAGGGGCAAAATCTTCAGATGGGATAAAGTGatgaagctccattgactttaaagcaGGTGACAAAATTTACACTGCTGTGATAACAAAACTCACTGATTGTCAGAGGCGAGGAGCAGTAACAACACCATGTCATTGTAAGTGATGAGTTCTGTGAACCTTTGACACTCATATAATGAGATATTAGGGAAAGGGGAATCAGGGACATTCCCTCTGTCGCTCTAATCCTGACCATTGCTTTCTCATTCCCTCCACAGTCATCACACAGCGTACTGAGGAAGACaatgtccaaccaaaccaccGTGACTGAAtttcttctcctgggattctctgacgtacaggagctgcagattttacactttgtggtgtttctagtgcTTTACCTGATATCCTTGCTGGGAAAccttctcatcatcacagccaTAGCCCTTGACCGCCACCTTCACATCcctatgtacttcttcctgatgaatctgtccatcctagacctcgggtccatctctgtcaccatccccaaatccatggccaattcCCTTATGAACACAAGATCGATTTCTTATTCTGGATGTGTCGCCCaagtcttttttttcttcttctttgcttCAGCACATTTTGCCATACTGACCGTCATGGCGTATGACCGATACgttgccatctgccaaccactgcactatgagatgGTGATGAACcagagagcttgtgtccaaatggcagccagtgcctggatcagtgGTATTCTCAACTCTGCACTGCACACCGGTACCACGTTTGCAATGTCTttctgtggaggcaacatggtggatcagttcttctgtgaaatccccctgCTACTCAAGCTCGCCTGCTCTGACTCATACCACTTTGAAGTCGGGTTTCTTATCTTTAGTATGTGCTTAGCCTCAAGctgttttgttttcataattgtgtcatatgttcagatcttcaaagcagtgctgagaatcccctctaagcagggccggcataaagccttctccacctgcctccctcacctcctTGTGGTCTCCTTGTTCCTCTGTACTTCTGcctttgcctacctgaaacccacctccagctcaacCTCAGGTCTGAATCTCATGGTAGCTGTTCTCTATTCTGTGTTGCCACCCATGATGAATCCGATTATCTATAGCATGAGAAACATAGAGATCAAAGACGCTCTGAGTAAATGGATAGGTTGGAGG
The sequence above is a segment of the Mauremys mutica isolate MM-2020 ecotype Southern chromosome 12, ASM2049712v1, whole genome shotgun sequence genome. Coding sequences within it:
- the LOC123345342 gene encoding olfactory receptor 14A16-like is translated as MSNQTTVTEFLLLGFSDVQELQILHFVVFLVLYLISLLGNLLIITAIALDRHLHIPMYFFLMNLSILDLGSISVTIPKSMANSLMNTRSISYSGCVAQVFFFFFFASAHFAILTVMAYDRYVAICQPLHYEMVMNQRACVQMAASAWISGILNSALHTGTTFAMSFCGGNMVDQFFCEIPLLLKLACSDSYHFEVGFLIFSMCLASSCFVFIIVSYVQIFKAVLRIPSKQGRHKAFSTCLPHLLVVSLFLCTSAFAYLKPTSSSTSGLNLMVAVLYSVLPPMMNPIIYSMRNIEIKDALSKWIGWRLFTKNKMSIFLFR